The following proteins are co-located in the Paludibaculum fermentans genome:
- a CDS encoding ribbon-helix-helix protein, CopG family yields the protein MFSTSIKLKKELAERVKRCAEAGGYSSVQEFVEHVLERELARIETSDSDEEIAKKLKGLGYLD from the coding sequence ATGTTTTCAACCTCGATCAAGCTGAAGAAAGAGCTCGCGGAGCGGGTCAAGCGATGCGCGGAGGCGGGCGGGTATTCGTCGGTGCAGGAGTTTGTGGAGCACGTGCTGGAGCGCGAACTGGCCCGCATCGAGACCTCTGATTCCGACGAGGAGATCGCGAAGAAGTTGAAGGGCCTGGGTTACCTGGATTAG
- a CDS encoding sulfatase, with product MNPAVFYWRRALWWGLVYWAFYGAVEYALADAVSEWLRPEGTVPYPEYWLAGVEALLVWLVCGPLLSAAGAGIWFLAGQPRNAEEAEARMTRSAGLTVLLVFGYVLARRSQGLVPTVLALAVPAGLIAAGLVAGWSARWSRWTWFLMNPVTLTVAVLLRPWMYFYVLPKGNALVQISFSSLAFLAVLALSWLLFRGKPAGWGSRFAVTASVWIVAAAVVLGFGLRARVSLPGPPAEGAQAGRPNVILITLDTVRADHLHLYGYPRQTTPQLEEFARQATVYSGAISAADWTAPSHATMMTGLYALRHGVRYDYPDVRLGHIPQSAPTLAETLQHYGYRTAAIVANKAYLAPEIGFGRGFDLYRVPTTPVSLETSRMPSVLRSTRLHLMGISGADTPYVPGAKIADEVGKLLPKWKRGRPEFLFLNLMDAHWPYNPPPPFKNRFMTPTKDRTSAEFYEIVKLVDQEKRVVTPQEREELVAAYDSGIAYVDHELGRLFQMLRANGLFDNSLIIVSADHGEVFGERSLMEHGVSVYQDQVHVPLIVKYPGQKARQDVAVTVSLVDLFPTVLDVLGAPVPRRLAGITLRKADKLAARPVYAESYALWQKWGVEERFIDVERAVYLGGLKMVLTTKGRRELYDLAADPNETRDVQGSKPEQAAQLERLLRTWQQNYIKPGDQELGMGQEAVDRLKSLGYVQ from the coding sequence ATGAATCCGGCGGTTTTCTACTGGCGCAGGGCATTGTGGTGGGGCCTGGTGTATTGGGCCTTCTACGGTGCGGTGGAGTATGCGCTGGCGGATGCGGTTTCGGAGTGGCTGCGGCCGGAGGGCACGGTGCCCTACCCGGAGTACTGGCTGGCGGGCGTCGAGGCTCTGTTGGTCTGGTTGGTCTGCGGTCCGCTGTTGTCGGCGGCGGGCGCAGGGATCTGGTTTCTGGCCGGGCAGCCCAGGAACGCGGAAGAGGCGGAAGCACGCATGACGCGCAGCGCCGGCCTCACGGTGCTGCTGGTGTTCGGGTATGTGCTGGCGCGGCGGTCGCAAGGGCTGGTGCCGACAGTGCTGGCGCTGGCGGTGCCGGCGGGGCTGATTGCCGCGGGGTTGGTGGCCGGGTGGAGCGCACGGTGGTCGCGCTGGACCTGGTTCCTGATGAATCCGGTGACGCTGACGGTCGCTGTATTGCTGCGGCCCTGGATGTACTTCTACGTCCTGCCGAAGGGCAATGCGCTGGTCCAGATTTCGTTTTCGTCGCTCGCGTTTCTGGCCGTGCTGGCCCTGTCGTGGCTGCTATTCCGGGGCAAGCCGGCGGGCTGGGGTTCGCGATTCGCGGTGACTGCATCGGTGTGGATTGTGGCGGCTGCGGTGGTGCTGGGGTTTGGGCTGAGGGCCCGGGTGTCGCTGCCGGGACCGCCGGCGGAAGGCGCACAGGCCGGGCGTCCGAATGTCATTCTCATCACCCTGGATACGGTGCGGGCGGACCATCTGCACCTGTACGGGTATCCAAGGCAGACGACCCCGCAATTGGAGGAATTTGCACGGCAGGCGACGGTATACAGCGGCGCGATTTCGGCGGCGGATTGGACCGCGCCCAGCCACGCGACGATGATGACGGGCCTCTACGCACTGCGGCACGGTGTGCGGTATGACTATCCGGACGTGCGGCTGGGGCACATTCCTCAATCGGCGCCGACGCTGGCCGAGACCCTGCAGCACTATGGCTACCGGACGGCCGCCATAGTGGCGAACAAAGCCTACCTGGCTCCCGAGATCGGGTTCGGGCGCGGGTTCGACCTGTACCGGGTTCCAACGACTCCGGTATCGCTGGAGACCAGCCGGATGCCTTCCGTGTTGCGTTCGACGCGGCTCCACCTGATGGGGATCAGTGGTGCGGACACGCCCTATGTGCCGGGCGCTAAGATCGCCGACGAGGTGGGTAAGTTGCTGCCCAAGTGGAAGCGTGGCCGGCCGGAATTCCTCTTCCTGAACCTGATGGACGCGCATTGGCCCTACAACCCGCCACCGCCCTTCAAGAACCGGTTCATGACACCCACCAAGGACCGGACCAGCGCGGAGTTCTACGAAATCGTGAAGCTTGTGGACCAGGAGAAGCGGGTGGTGACGCCCCAGGAGCGGGAAGAACTGGTGGCTGCCTACGACTCCGGGATCGCGTATGTGGATCACGAGTTGGGCCGGCTGTTCCAGATGTTGCGGGCGAATGGGCTGTTCGACAACTCGCTGATTATCGTCTCGGCGGACCACGGCGAGGTCTTTGGCGAGCGGTCGCTGATGGAGCATGGGGTATCGGTGTACCAGGATCAGGTGCATGTGCCACTGATTGTGAAGTATCCGGGGCAGAAGGCGAGGCAGGACGTAGCGGTGACGGTGAGCCTGGTGGACCTGTTTCCAACCGTGCTGGACGTGCTGGGCGCGCCGGTGCCGCGGCGGCTGGCGGGGATCACATTGCGCAAAGCCGACAAGCTTGCGGCGCGGCCGGTGTATGCGGAGTCGTATGCGCTGTGGCAGAAGTGGGGCGTGGAGGAGCGGTTCATCGATGTGGAGCGGGCCGTCTACCTGGGCGGGCTGAAAATGGTGCTGACGACGAAGGGCCGGCGGGAGTTGTACGACCTGGCGGCGGATCCCAATGAGACGCGGGACGTGCAGGGCAGCAAGCCGGAGCAGGCGGCGCAATTGGAACGGCTGCTGAGGACGTGGCAGCAGAACTACATCAAACCGGGCGACCAGGAGCTAGGGATGGGCCAGGAAGCGGTGGACCGGCTGAAGTCGCTGGGCTACGTGCAGTAA
- a CDS encoding alkaline phosphatase family protein gives MRPGWLLLAVVLGCWGCSAPKERAKHPRMIVLGVDGMDPVFVEKHWALLPNLDRLRRQGGFQRLATTNPPQSPVAWSAVITGLDPGGHGIFDFVHRDAATITPYSSMAEVLEARRTFALGPWILPLESGQVRNLRQGAAFWTLLGAHGVPARILRMPVNFPPVEFPGESLAGMGTPDLQGGYGTFTTFTSELGAVERTVPGGRIVPVKMQGRRAVLTVEGPVNGFRRSHPLSTAELTVDVDEGTGTALISAGGQRFALRAGEWSPWFRLEFSLLGPAAKARGIARVLLRRVTPSLEVYLSPVNMDPREPALPISTPKEFSGTLAGAVGPFYTQGIAEDTSALRAHSLSHAEFLQQAGQVLDDNMALFRHELDRYEDGLMFYYFSSIDQHAHVLWGRYDEELARIYQRVDEAVGLAMAKLGSDGTLVVMSDHGFSTFDRAVHLNSWLEQEGLLKLIDGSKRGDEELFANVDWSRTQAYALGLNEIYLNLAGREPNGAVAPGEDSQAVLRKISERLLALRDPQTGKAVVKAVYTAAQVATGKLPGYAPDLVVGYEPGYRASWQTALGAVPERIIVPNEEAWLADHCIDPEFVPGVLFTNRKPALEKPHLRDVPVTILKQFGVAVPAAMTGHPMF, from the coding sequence ATGAGACCGGGCTGGCTGTTGTTGGCGGTGGTCCTGGGCTGTTGGGGTTGCAGTGCGCCCAAAGAAAGAGCGAAGCATCCGCGGATGATTGTGCTGGGCGTGGACGGCATGGATCCGGTCTTTGTCGAGAAGCATTGGGCGCTGCTGCCGAACCTGGACCGGTTGCGGCGGCAGGGTGGATTCCAGCGCCTGGCGACGACAAATCCCCCGCAGAGCCCGGTGGCCTGGTCGGCCGTGATTACGGGCCTGGATCCGGGCGGGCACGGGATCTTCGACTTCGTACACAGGGACGCGGCGACGATTACGCCTTACTCTTCGATGGCGGAAGTGCTGGAGGCCCGGCGCACGTTCGCGCTGGGGCCGTGGATCCTGCCGCTGGAATCCGGCCAGGTGCGCAACCTGCGGCAGGGGGCGGCGTTCTGGACTCTGCTGGGCGCGCACGGGGTGCCGGCGCGGATCCTGCGCATGCCGGTGAACTTCCCTCCGGTCGAGTTTCCGGGGGAGAGCCTGGCGGGCATGGGTACGCCGGACCTGCAGGGCGGCTACGGGACATTCACGACGTTCACGTCTGAGCTAGGGGCGGTAGAGCGGACGGTACCAGGCGGCCGGATTGTTCCGGTGAAGATGCAGGGGCGGCGCGCGGTGTTGACGGTGGAGGGGCCGGTGAACGGATTCCGGCGCAGCCATCCACTCTCGACGGCCGAACTGACCGTGGATGTGGACGAGGGTACAGGTACGGCCTTGATTTCCGCCGGCGGGCAACGGTTTGCGCTCCGCGCCGGGGAGTGGTCACCCTGGTTCCGGCTGGAGTTTTCGCTGCTGGGTCCGGCGGCCAAGGCGCGCGGCATCGCGAGGGTTCTGCTGCGCCGGGTGACGCCTTCGCTGGAAGTTTACCTGAGCCCCGTGAATATGGATCCACGGGAACCGGCCCTGCCCATCTCCACGCCCAAGGAGTTCAGCGGGACGCTGGCTGGTGCGGTGGGTCCTTTCTACACGCAGGGGATCGCCGAGGATACGTCGGCGCTGCGCGCGCACTCGCTGAGCCATGCGGAGTTCCTGCAGCAGGCCGGGCAGGTGCTGGACGACAACATGGCTTTGTTTCGTCATGAGTTGGACCGGTATGAAGATGGGCTGATGTTCTACTACTTTTCGAGCATCGACCAGCACGCGCACGTGCTGTGGGGCCGCTATGACGAGGAGTTGGCCCGGATCTATCAGCGGGTCGACGAAGCGGTGGGGCTGGCGATGGCGAAACTGGGTTCGGATGGGACGCTGGTGGTGATGTCGGATCACGGCTTCTCGACGTTCGACCGGGCGGTGCACCTGAATTCCTGGCTGGAACAGGAAGGACTGCTGAAGCTGATCGACGGCAGCAAGCGCGGGGATGAGGAGTTGTTCGCGAATGTCGACTGGTCGCGGACACAGGCTTACGCCCTGGGGCTCAACGAGATCTACCTGAACCTGGCGGGCCGGGAGCCGAATGGGGCGGTCGCTCCGGGTGAGGATAGCCAGGCGGTGTTGCGGAAGATCAGCGAGCGCCTGCTGGCGCTGAGGGATCCGCAGACAGGGAAGGCTGTCGTGAAGGCGGTCTACACGGCGGCGCAGGTGGCGACGGGCAAGCTGCCGGGCTACGCGCCGGATCTGGTGGTGGGGTACGAGCCGGGCTACCGGGCGAGCTGGCAGACCGCGTTGGGCGCGGTGCCGGAACGGATCATCGTTCCAAATGAAGAGGCGTGGCTGGCGGATCACTGCATCGATCCGGAGTTTGTGCCGGGCGTACTGTTCACAAACCGGAAGCCGGCGCTGGAGAAACCACATCTGCGCGACGTGCCGGTGACGATCCTGAAACAGTTCGGAGTGGCGGTGCCCGCGGCGATGACGGGCCATCCGATGTTCTGA
- a CDS encoding alkaline phosphatase family protein has translation MMRRRGLIPAPARRLSSSTATWILLALAVAAVCAPPPMPGAGWGFAYVGPGAGFAFMGSLLAMISAFFLTLLSLVAWPVRLVWSLVRRRQGYRKARVRKLIFLGLDGLDPVLTERFMAEGKLPNLAALRDKGSYRRLRTTFPSLSPVAWSTFATGVNPARHNIFDFLNRNLKSYLPELSSSRVSGPAKVLKLGRFRIPLSNPMVEMRRKSQTFWKILGEHGIGSTILRVPITFPPEEFNGRLLSAMCTPDLLGTQGSFTQFTTRVAEATYESGSRYPLERSGEGLRGVLRGPANSLVEGGAAMQLPFELRPRGGAYELEIDGQKHALKPDEYSPWLQLAFPAALGVKVRGIARVMITETTPEFSLYVTPINIDPENPALPISHPSYYATYLAKLLGSYATVGMAEDTWALNEGVIDEDAFLSQAYSIQEEREAMFFNALDRTKRGVVACVFDTSDRVQHMFFRHLDGRLPAGRHTAVIEQLYQRMDALVGRAMRYVDDKTAIFVLSDHGFRAFRRGVNLNAWLRDNGYLAMQPGYEGDGAYLRGIDWSRTRAYTFGLAGVYVNQKGRESNGVVERGAETAELCRELTEKLRGLCDPADGAVAIQQVYTAGKIYKGPYLNAAPDLIVGFSDGYRSSWDAALGKTSEEIFSDNTKAWSGDHCIDPVLVPGVLFSNRAVDAMDPGIEDMAPTALHLFGVAKPAWMEGTAVFGVVPEAQG, from the coding sequence ATGATGAGGCGGCGCGGGTTGATCCCGGCGCCGGCCCGCAGGCTCAGCAGTTCGACCGCAACCTGGATCCTGTTGGCCCTGGCTGTGGCCGCGGTGTGTGCGCCGCCGCCCATGCCGGGCGCCGGGTGGGGGTTCGCCTATGTCGGGCCGGGCGCGGGCTTCGCGTTCATGGGCTCGCTGCTGGCGATGATCTCGGCGTTTTTCCTCACCTTGCTGTCCCTGGTGGCCTGGCCGGTGCGGCTGGTCTGGAGCCTGGTTCGCCGGCGGCAAGGATATCGCAAAGCGCGGGTCCGCAAGCTGATCTTCCTGGGCCTGGATGGGTTGGACCCGGTGCTGACCGAACGGTTCATGGCCGAGGGCAAGTTGCCGAACCTGGCGGCGTTGCGCGACAAGGGCAGCTACCGCCGCCTGCGAACAACTTTCCCCTCGCTTTCGCCCGTCGCGTGGTCGACGTTTGCGACGGGTGTGAATCCGGCGCGCCACAACATCTTCGATTTCCTGAACCGCAATTTGAAGTCGTATCTGCCGGAGCTGTCGAGTTCGCGCGTATCCGGTCCGGCGAAGGTCCTGAAGCTGGGCCGCTTCCGGATTCCGCTGTCGAACCCGATGGTGGAGATGCGGCGCAAGAGCCAGACGTTCTGGAAGATTCTGGGCGAACACGGCATCGGGTCGACGATCCTGCGGGTGCCGATCACGTTTCCGCCGGAAGAGTTCAATGGCCGGTTGCTGTCGGCGATGTGCACGCCGGACCTGCTGGGCACACAGGGGAGCTTTACGCAGTTCACGACGCGCGTGGCCGAGGCTACGTATGAGAGCGGAAGCAGGTATCCGCTGGAGCGCTCGGGTGAGGGATTGCGCGGCGTGCTGCGGGGGCCCGCGAACTCACTGGTGGAGGGCGGGGCGGCGATGCAGTTGCCCTTTGAACTGCGGCCCCGCGGTGGCGCGTATGAGTTGGAGATCGACGGGCAGAAGCACGCGCTGAAGCCGGATGAGTATTCGCCCTGGCTGCAATTGGCGTTTCCAGCGGCGCTGGGCGTGAAGGTGCGCGGCATTGCCCGGGTGATGATCACGGAAACGACGCCCGAGTTCAGCCTGTATGTGACGCCGATCAATATTGATCCCGAGAATCCGGCGTTGCCCATCTCGCACCCGTCGTACTACGCGACGTATCTGGCGAAGCTGCTGGGCAGCTATGCGACAGTCGGCATGGCCGAAGATACCTGGGCGTTGAACGAAGGCGTGATTGACGAGGACGCGTTCCTGTCGCAGGCGTATTCGATCCAGGAAGAACGGGAGGCGATGTTCTTCAATGCGCTGGACCGCACCAAGCGCGGCGTGGTGGCGTGTGTATTTGATACCAGCGACCGGGTGCAACACATGTTCTTTCGTCACCTCGACGGGCGCCTGCCGGCGGGCCGGCATACGGCGGTGATCGAACAGTTGTACCAGCGGATGGATGCCCTGGTGGGCCGGGCGATGCGCTATGTGGATGACAAAACCGCCATTTTCGTGTTGTCGGATCACGGGTTCCGGGCATTCCGGCGCGGGGTGAACCTGAACGCCTGGCTGCGCGACAACGGCTACCTGGCGATGCAGCCGGGCTATGAAGGCGACGGCGCGTATCTGCGAGGGATCGACTGGAGCAGGACGCGGGCTTACACCTTCGGGCTGGCCGGCGTGTATGTGAACCAGAAGGGCCGGGAATCGAACGGCGTTGTCGAGCGCGGCGCGGAGACGGCGGAGTTGTGCCGGGAGCTGACTGAGAAGCTGCGCGGGCTGTGCGATCCGGCGGATGGCGCGGTGGCGATCCAGCAGGTGTACACGGCGGGGAAGATCTACAAAGGGCCCTATTTGAATGCGGCTCCGGATCTGATTGTGGGCTTCAGCGACGGCTACCGCAGTTCGTGGGACGCGGCGCTGGGCAAGACCAGCGAAGAGATCTTCTCGGATAACACGAAGGCGTGGAGCGGCGATCACTGTATCGATCCGGTGCTGGTGCCGGGTGTGCTGTTCTCGAACCGTGCGGTGGACGCGATGGATCCGGGGATTGAGGACATGGCTCCGACGGCGCTGCACCTGTTTGGCGTGGCGAAGCCGGCGTGGATGGAAGGGACGGCTGTATTCGGTGTGGTGCCCGAGGCGCAGGGATGA
- the cysC gene encoding adenylyl-sulfate kinase, translating to MESTLLRFTAIGSVDDGKSTLIGRLLHDQSAVYDDQLDSIRRVSREGLDLALITDGLRAEREQGITIDVAYRYFSTPRRRFIIADTPGHEQYTRNMVTGSSTADVAVVLIDARLGVLPQTLRHTYLSWLLGIRRICVAVNKMDAVGFNQSIFESIRAALLQKTSGLPALELAFLPVSALQGDNVVHRGASMPWFDGPTLLEYLETVQPPPAHHSGLRLPVQAVLRGANSDRFYAGQLSGGSVQPGDQVLLLPSGKFQRVASVRLRDEALSSAATPMSISVSLDGHVDLSRGDMIVDPLHPPASTRHLKAILFWMSSDPLSSSKAYLLKHTTQTVCAEITSVDAALDVATLRFEPSSALGLNDIARVTLETQRPIYCDPYTANRATGSFILVDPVSNGTIAAGIIESAEQPAGPSTLSRPGDHAGGVLWLTGLSSSGKSTLAVVIHQRLKDLGYRVEMLDGDIVRKHLSKGLGFSKEDRDENIRRIGFVAELLARNGVVAIVSAISPYRAIRGEVRARIANFIEIYVNAPLAICEQRDVKGLYRRARTGELKGMTGIDDPYEPPVEPEVECRTDLNAVEACVGQVLRYAVDRLDGRSA from the coding sequence ATGGAATCCACCCTCCTCCGTTTCACCGCCATCGGCAGCGTCGACGACGGCAAATCCACGCTCATCGGCCGCCTGCTCCACGACCAGAGCGCCGTCTACGACGACCAACTCGATTCCATCCGGCGCGTCTCCCGCGAAGGGCTGGACCTCGCCCTGATCACCGACGGCCTGCGCGCCGAACGCGAGCAGGGCATCACGATCGACGTCGCCTACCGCTACTTCTCCACGCCGCGGCGCCGCTTCATCATCGCCGACACTCCGGGCCATGAGCAGTACACCCGGAACATGGTGACGGGTTCCAGCACGGCCGATGTCGCGGTTGTCCTGATCGACGCCCGCCTCGGTGTCCTGCCTCAGACCCTGCGCCACACCTATCTCTCCTGGCTGCTCGGCATCCGCCGCATCTGCGTGGCAGTCAACAAAATGGACGCAGTCGGGTTCAACCAGTCCATCTTTGAATCCATTCGAGCCGCGCTGCTCCAGAAGACCTCCGGCCTGCCTGCCCTCGAACTCGCCTTCCTGCCGGTCTCCGCGCTTCAGGGCGACAACGTCGTCCACCGCGGCGCCAGCATGCCCTGGTTCGATGGCCCCACCCTGCTCGAATACCTCGAGACCGTTCAGCCCCCTCCGGCCCATCATTCCGGACTCCGCCTGCCGGTGCAGGCCGTCCTGCGCGGCGCAAATAGCGACCGCTTCTATGCCGGTCAGCTCTCCGGCGGCTCAGTCCAGCCCGGCGACCAGGTGTTGTTGCTGCCATCCGGCAAGTTCCAGCGCGTCGCTTCGGTCCGGCTGCGCGACGAGGCCCTCTCCTCCGCCGCCACGCCCATGTCAATCTCCGTCTCGCTCGACGGACATGTCGACCTCTCGCGCGGCGACATGATCGTCGACCCGCTCCATCCTCCGGCGTCCACGCGCCATCTCAAGGCAATCCTCTTCTGGATGAGTTCGGACCCGCTCAGCAGCAGCAAGGCCTACCTGCTCAAACACACCACCCAGACCGTCTGCGCCGAGATCACATCCGTCGACGCCGCCCTTGATGTCGCCACCCTCCGCTTCGAGCCCAGTTCAGCGCTCGGCCTCAACGACATCGCACGGGTCACCCTCGAAACCCAGCGGCCCATCTACTGCGATCCCTACACCGCCAACCGCGCTACCGGCAGCTTCATTCTGGTGGACCCGGTATCCAACGGCACTATTGCCGCCGGCATCATCGAATCAGCGGAACAGCCGGCCGGCCCTTCGACACTCAGCCGTCCTGGCGACCATGCGGGCGGGGTCCTCTGGCTCACGGGCCTTAGCTCCTCCGGGAAGAGCACCCTCGCCGTCGTCATTCACCAGCGCCTCAAGGACCTGGGTTACCGCGTCGAGATGCTCGACGGCGACATCGTCCGAAAACACCTCTCCAAGGGCCTCGGCTTCAGCAAGGAAGATCGTGACGAGAACATCCGCCGCATTGGCTTTGTCGCCGAACTGCTGGCCCGCAACGGAGTGGTTGCCATCGTCTCCGCCATCTCGCCTTATCGCGCCATCCGCGGCGAAGTGCGCGCGCGCATCGCCAACTTCATAGAGATCTATGTAAATGCGCCGCTTGCTATCTGTGAGCAGCGAGATGTCAAAGGGCTCTACCGCAGGGCCCGCACCGGGGAACTCAAAGGCATGACCGGCATCGACGATCCCTATGAGCCGCCTGTCGAACCCGAAGTGGAATGCCGCACGGACCTCAACGCCGTCGAAGCCTGCGTGGGCCAGGTGCTGCGCTACGCAGTCGACCGCCTGGACGGCCGCTCCGCCTGA